From Pempheris klunzingeri isolate RE-2024b chromosome 16, fPemKlu1.hap1, whole genome shotgun sequence, a single genomic window includes:
- the LOC139215299 gene encoding uncharacterized protein — MLRFLSCCCFSRENSDSERQPLLHPRPTDLNAPSSARQTRPAHSDGQTVKRIGRLVMRRVCVPELDQRFSDVAETFNEQQERYEAMVRHIRNLRQSYGCNHNDTLALSECLGNIREEHEAEYRVSLKIKGYDFSLCMVPVGSRGESEEEESLPPHLQLAENELKGTSETAKATISKGTTLQELIGWLLRSKDQMAKQVKGAATTYQERGRLSENLEENMKEVRRAKELSLGYRQQAGEVLTEAAEIAGAFL; from the exons ATGCTCCGTTTTCTGAGCTGTTGCTGCTTCTCAAGGGAAAACTCCGACAGCGAG AGGCAGCCTCTCCTGCACCCTAGACCAACAGACCTGAATGCACCTTCATCAGCCAGGCAGACCCGGCCAGCACACAGCG atGGACAGACCGTGAAGCGGATTGGTAGGCTGGTGATGAGGCGAGTGTGTGTACCAGAGTTGGACCAGAGGTTTTCTGACGTGGCCGAGACCTTCAACGAACAGCAGGAGCGCTATGAGGCCATGGTGCGACATATCAGAAACCTGCGACAAAGCTATGGTTGTAACCACAATGACACCCTGGCTTTGTCCGAATGTCTGGGGAACATCAGAGAGGAGCATG AGGCCGAGTACAGGGTCTCCCTCAAGATTAAGGGCTATGACTTCTCCCTCTGTATGGTTCCTGTGGGGTCAAGAGGTgaaagtgaggaggaggaatcaCTGCCTCCACATCTGCAATTAGCTGAGAATGAACTGAAAGGCACTTCTGAGACAGCCAAAGCCACCATCTCAAAGGGCACCACGCTTCAagagctgattggctggttgCTCCGCAGCAAGGATCAAATGGCTAAGCAGGTGAAGGGGGCCGCAACAACTTACCAGGAGCGAGGAAGACTCAGCGAGAACCTGGAGGAGAACATGAAGGAAGTGAGGAGGGCGAAGGAGTTGTCGCTGGGATACAGACAACAGGCTGGGGAAGTCCTCACTGAGGCTGCAGAGATAGCAGGGGCTTTTCTGTAG
- the hycc1 gene encoding hyccin isoform X1 produces MLAMDQGVVEEWLSEFKTLPDSAVSTYAASLKDKGSLVPALYKVIRENYSDLLEPVCHQLFEFYRSGEPQLQRFTLQFLPELLWSLLSVSAARDPHTSGCIEALLLGIYNLEIVDKDGQSKILSFTVPSLSKPSVYHEPSAIGSMALTEGALANHGLSRVVYSGPHLQRETFTAQNRFEVLTFLLVCYNAVLSYMTSTSLQSLCQLSSRVCICGYPRQQMRRYKGISTRLTVTSEFLVQLITGIHYALCNGEVELGSKALDDVLYRAQLELFPEALLVGNAIKSSLHGAALKSNNKEGARSIQVEITPTSSRISRNAVTSLSIRGHRWKRHDAVDLGSPDELMDISEVDEGVWPGGVGPDMTPPTITISNSVTTLNLGAKAMKKCRLGGRTSKDKDKEVGPLTTGRAASECAELSVKRLTLTSSQSVPKAGAFTSLTRTASAVFSRSFEQVASGNAPPSSNHTASEAGRYSCSLQEEGLGYLSPAPNHTQRSPSISVHLGSDL; encoded by the exons ATGTTGGCTATGGACCAAGGAGTGGTGGAGGAATGGCTGTCAGAATTTAAG ACCCTCCCTGACAGCGCTGTGTCCACCTATGCCGCCTCACTAAAAGACAAAGGTTCCCTGGTCCCTGCACTCTACAAGGTCATCCGAGAGAACTACAGCGAT TTGCTGGAGCCAGTGTGTCACCAGTTGTTTGAGTTTTACCGGAGCGGTGAGCCACAGCTGCAGCGTTTCACGCTACAGTTCCTGCCAGAGCTCCTGTGGAGCCTCCTGTCTGTCAGCGCAGCCAGAGACCCCCACACCTCCGGCTGCATCGAGGCCCTGCTGCTGGGCATTTACAACCTG GAAATAGTTGATAAAGATGGACAGAGTAAAATATTGTCTTTTACCGTCCCTTCCCTCTCAAAACCCTCAGTGTACCATGAG CCCTCAGCCATTGGCTCCATGGCCCTCACGGAGGGGGCTCTAGCCAATCACGGGCTGAGCAGGGTGGTGTACAGCGGGCCACACCTCCAGAGAGAGACCTTTACAGCACAGAACAG ATTTGAGGTGCTGACCTTTCTACTGGTATGCTACAACGCTGTTCTCAGCTACATGACCTCCACCTCCCTTCAGTCTCTTTGCCAGCTCAGCtccag GGTGTGCATATGTGGTTATCCACGGCAACAGATGCGGCGCTACAAAGGCATTAGCACACGGCTGACGGTCACATCAGAGTTCCTGGTTCAGCTCATCACAGGAATACACTACGCTTT gTGTAATGGGGAAGTTGAATTGGGATCCAAAGCACTGGATGACGTTCTGTATCGGGCCCAGCTGGAGTTGTTCCCTGAAGCTCTGTTG GTGGGTAATGCCATCAAGTCGTCACTGCATGGAGCAGCACTTAAGAGCAACAACAAGGAGGGTGCACGGAGTATCCAGGTGGAGATCACACCGACCTCCTCCAGGATCTCCCGAAATGCTGTCACCTCCCTCTCGATCAGGGGACACCGCTGGAAGAGACACG acgCAGTGGATCTGGGTTCCCCGGATGAGTTAATGGATATTTCCGAGGTGGATGAAGGGGTGTGGCCGGGTGGGGTGGGGCCTGACATGACCCCACCCACCATCACTATCAGCAACAGCGTCACCACGTTGAACCTGGGGGCCAAGGCCATGAAGAAGTGTCGGCTCGGCGGGCGCACCAGCAAGGACAAGGACAAAGAGGTGGGCCCTCTAACAACGGGCCGGGCCGCCAGTGAATGCGCAGAGCTGTCCGTAAAGCGACTGACGCTCACCTCCAGCCAATCGGTGCCCAAGGCTGGAGCTTTCACCAGCCTGACACGCACCGCCAGCGCCGTGTTCTCCCGCTCCTTCGAGCAGGTGGCCAGCGGCAACGCCCCCCCCTCCAGCAACCACACCGCCTCTGAAGCTGGCCGCTATTCGTGCAGCCTGCAGGAGGAAGGACTGGGATACTTGAGTCCGGCGCCAAACCACACGCAGCGCTCTCCCAGCATCAGCGTGCACCTCGGCTCTGACCTTTGA
- the hycc1 gene encoding hyccin isoform X2, whose translation MLAMDQGVVEEWLSEFKTLPDSAVSTYAASLKDKGSLVPALYKVIRENYSDLLEPVCHQLFEFYRSGEPQLQRFTLQFLPELLWSLLSVSAARDPHTSGCIEALLLGIYNLEIVDKDGQSKILSFTVPSLSKPSVYHEPSAIGSMALTEGALANHGLSRVVYSGPHLQRETFTAQNRFEVLTFLLVCYNAVLSYMTSTSLQSLCQLSSRVCICGYPRQQMRRYKGISTRLTVTSEFLVQLITGIHYALCNGEVELGSKALDDVLYRAQLELFPEALLVGNAIKSSLHGAALKSNNKEGARSIQVEITPTSSRISRNAVTSLSIRGHRWKRHESQEVSVESEAVMGGVAIPEISVTGVSGERMPNGDSMRPRPDGRAQSDCDTLGAASEVSLDPRGHDSSMRGQEVRRQKSVRRMVENEGSGSASTGRNQY comes from the exons ATGTTGGCTATGGACCAAGGAGTGGTGGAGGAATGGCTGTCAGAATTTAAG ACCCTCCCTGACAGCGCTGTGTCCACCTATGCCGCCTCACTAAAAGACAAAGGTTCCCTGGTCCCTGCACTCTACAAGGTCATCCGAGAGAACTACAGCGAT TTGCTGGAGCCAGTGTGTCACCAGTTGTTTGAGTTTTACCGGAGCGGTGAGCCACAGCTGCAGCGTTTCACGCTACAGTTCCTGCCAGAGCTCCTGTGGAGCCTCCTGTCTGTCAGCGCAGCCAGAGACCCCCACACCTCCGGCTGCATCGAGGCCCTGCTGCTGGGCATTTACAACCTG GAAATAGTTGATAAAGATGGACAGAGTAAAATATTGTCTTTTACCGTCCCTTCCCTCTCAAAACCCTCAGTGTACCATGAG CCCTCAGCCATTGGCTCCATGGCCCTCACGGAGGGGGCTCTAGCCAATCACGGGCTGAGCAGGGTGGTGTACAGCGGGCCACACCTCCAGAGAGAGACCTTTACAGCACAGAACAG ATTTGAGGTGCTGACCTTTCTACTGGTATGCTACAACGCTGTTCTCAGCTACATGACCTCCACCTCCCTTCAGTCTCTTTGCCAGCTCAGCtccag GGTGTGCATATGTGGTTATCCACGGCAACAGATGCGGCGCTACAAAGGCATTAGCACACGGCTGACGGTCACATCAGAGTTCCTGGTTCAGCTCATCACAGGAATACACTACGCTTT gTGTAATGGGGAAGTTGAATTGGGATCCAAAGCACTGGATGACGTTCTGTATCGGGCCCAGCTGGAGTTGTTCCCTGAAGCTCTGTTG GTGGGTAATGCCATCAAGTCGTCACTGCATGGAGCAGCACTTAAGAGCAACAACAAGGAGGGTGCACGGAGTATCCAGGTGGAGATCACACCGACCTCCTCCAGGATCTCCCGAAATGCTGTCACCTCCCTCTCGATCAGGGGACACCGCTGGAAGAGACACG AGTCCCAGGAGGTGAGTGTAGAGAGTGAGGCTGTGATGGGGGGCGTGGCCATCCCCGAGATCAGTGTGACAGGCGTGAGCGGCGAGCGAATGCCCAACGGAGACTCCATGCGCCCTCGCCCTGACGGCCGCGCCCAGTCCGACTGCGACACGTTGGGCGCCGCCTCCGAGGTCAGCCTGGACCCCCGAGGTCATGACTCCAGCATGCGGGGTCAGGAGGTCAGGAGGCAGAAGTCTGTGAGGCGAATGGTGGAGAATGAGGGTTCGGGCTCGGCCTCCACAGGGAGGAACCAGTACTAA